From the genome of Adhaeribacter pallidiroseus:
AAAAAAATTAGGAATAACCCGACTACGGTTCTTTCAAATTTTTGAAAATACGGGCAAAAATGAGATAACTGTTACGGAGAAGGAGAACATCGAAAATTGGTTAGCCGAGATTTTGAATAAACCAGTTAGTCAAATCAACTTTATGGTACCTGGTCCCCAAGAACTCCTAGACTTACAATTAACGTCTAAACGGTTTTAGCATGGAATTTACCGCAATTAGTTACCGTCTTAGCCGCATGGTTAAAGCTGTCGAGACTACTATTATAGCTCAGTTGGATATACTTCAGCAGGAGTTCGATAATAACACCATCGATCAATCCACTTATGACTTCTGCCGAATTTTATTAGAAGCTGATTTAAAAGAGCTTCAAGTCAAAGCCAACATAAGTATTAAAATAGGTCATAAAACCGATGTAGTTCCTCCTTTTAAATTCAACTCCAATTAGATTCTAAGAGCTAACGATAATGGTATACTTATTAAAAATAGGGCAATGATATGATAGCAGAACAAAAACCTTATTACCTCCAGCGAACCGAAGAATTAGGCATTACTGCTTCTGAAAATCAGCTTAGTGTTCACATACCTGGGGAAGAGAAACCACAAATGCTACAGTTGTTAAGCGGAGACGGCAAAGAAGATAATTTACTCATCTTATACCTGGATTTACAAATGAAAGAAGGTTCGTTTGTAGCCCTGACTCATGAGATTGAAGTAACTGGAAGCTTCTCTGATACACCGAAAAAGTTGATTGTTCCCTATCGGAATACCCGGTTAAAAAAGCCAATTGGAAGTAATAAGTACAGACTACCGGCAAATGCACCAGCATTTCCTTTTCTACCACCACCGCTTATTCAAGCTTATAGCTCCGGATTAAACATACCCTTACTTATTCTAGTGGAAGGATCCCTAAAAGCATTAAAAGGAAGTATGCACGGAGCTTATGCAGTAGGCATCAATGGCATTTGGGGACTCCGGGGAAAAGGATCCAGTGAGCTACACCCGATCATTAAGAAAATCATAGAAGTTTGTAAAGTTCAACATGTGTTGTACCTGCATGATGCGGACTTCCGAAGAGTTAATTATAGCTACCTTAAAGATTTAGGAGAACGACCGAAAAACTTTGCAGATACAGTGCTGGCCTACCAAAGGTCTATTCAAAAATATAAAAGCCAAACCGTTAATTTTTTTTACGGCCATCCCTTAGAAAATGGTCCCAAGGGATTGGATGATGTTTTTATTACTTACCCAGGTCGCGAAACGGAAATTTTAGGTGATTTACTACAGTTTCAGGAGGCCAAGCGTTTTTTTAAAATCCATAAGGTACCCGCCGATTTTAAGACTCACGCTGATATAAAGAAATATTTCTACATCGATAATCCGCAAAACTTCTACGATCACCACTCCGACCTTATCGGGGAGGATCCATATATTTTTTTAGGTGATTTCTACCAGTACAATCCAGAAGAAGATTCCGTGGAGATGACTTTACCGAAGGAAGTAAATGATTTTGTGCTAGTAGGTAATCGCTACTTCAAAAACATTTATGAACTAAATAGCAAAGGCCACCCAGAGCGGGTCAGGTCCATTAGGAACACGGAAATTATACTGGATGATTTCAGGCGAATGAATAAGGATGATAAACAAGCAAAAGCATTAATGTTGAAAATTCCTAAATACGATGGTTATGTGAATGAACCTGACTTTTTAAATTTTAAACAGGAAACCATCATCAAAGAAAGGTTTCGAATGCTTAATCTAGCTTACCGCCTGGAACATGATCCAGAACCAGGAGACTGGCCCCACATTAGACGATTTTTAAAACATATTTTCCATAATGGAGGTGATTGCAAATACGAAGTTGGATTGGATATGATCCAGATGTATTATACCAAGCCTTGTCAAATACAACGAATTCTAGCCCTAGTTTCTACCTCTAACGAAACAGGAAAAACTAAATTCCTAGAGCTAATGCGAGCCATCTTTGGTCAAAATATGAGCATTATTGGCTCTGCCGATTTTGAAAGTCAATTCAATCCTTACATTGTAAAATCACTAGTAGGCGTTGATGAAAGCAAGATTGATGATCCCCGGATTATTGAAATGATAAAATCGATGGTCACAAATCCCTATGCCAATCTAAATGACAAAGGAGTAGCAGCGGTTCAAGTAGTTAATCGAGTAAAACTGATTATGACTACCAACCACGTTGAAGATTTTGCAAGCATTCACCAGGCCGAGAACAAGTGGTTTATTCTGGATGTAGGTACGGTTCAAAATAAAGACAAAGAGTTAATGGAAAAAATGCAGGCGGAAATCCCTGCTTTTCTTCATTTTCTGTTAAATCGGGAACTGAAATATTATTCAAATGAAAGTCGATTTGCTATTCCCGATTATATTGTAGAGACAAAAGCATTACAACGCATTAAGGAAAACTCTAAGCCAGAAGTATTACTCCGAATTTTAGATTATTTAAAAGAGCGTTTTGCTGACTTTGACGAGGACGAAATTAGGATTGATGCCAAACGATTGCACGAATTAATTTTTGGAGAGAAGAACTTCCGGTACACCGCACATGATATAGGTAAAACTATTAAGCAGAACTTAAATTTGGATCCTATTTCTGTATCGAAGCATTTCCGATTTCCCAAACAAGAGATTAAGGGAGAAGAAGTTCTAGATGAAAATACTGGAGAGATAGTACCTCCAGAAATTGTTACAACTTGGGAATATAAAAATGGGCGTTATTATGTATTTCCACGTTCTCAATTTAGCTAATTATAAATTTTCACAGTGGTAAAGTGCAATTGTCTTGCACTTTTTTTTTCACCTAATTTTATTAATGAACTAAAAAGGAAAAAATAGGTGAGATTGTGAGAAGTAGTACATAAATATTATAAATGTCAGCATTTTACCTCCTCACTAAATTGTTTTTTTAGAGTGAGAAAAAGTGAGAAATGTGAGAAAAAACTTCACTCATTGTTCTAATGAAAGTAAACTTTCTCACACTCTCACTAATTAATTCTTTAAAAGAAACTTATAATTAACTTTATCTCCCTAAAAAACAAGACTTTAAGCAATTTCTAACTTTCTCACTCTCAAACTATAATTATTGTTCCAAAATCGGACAATATTGACCCTAATTGGAAGCACTTAAAACAATAAAGAAAATGCATTTATAATAAAAATATAAAAACAGGAGGTGCTTCTTTATCCTAAATACTTTAATGATAAAGAAGCACCTCCTAAGCATCAAATTGCTTTATAGTATTTCTACTTTAGTTTCATATACTAACCACAAATAAGATGACCTAACTTGAAAACTTAATTTACAATATATACATGTATCATTTCTGACTATTCAGACTATCACTTGCACTTGTGGAGGTGTCACTCATCATTACTCCAATGGGATTTGCAGTATCGGAAGTTACCGGAGGAGTAGTGCTATTTGCTTCAGTTGTGCTGTCGGAATTAGCAGAGCTTTCGGTTCCTTTTCCGCAGGCGTTGCAAAAACAAACAATACTAAGGGCTAATAATGCTTTTTTCATATTGATCTATCTTTTTAATAATAGTTTCCCTTATACAAGTTGCTTATTGCCTTGTAGAAAGGGTTGAGTATATTCCCGTTGTCCCGTTGCCTTGTACAAAGCATTTGCCAGTGCTGCAAAGATGGGTGGAAACAACGGTTCACCCAGGCCAGTTGGATCTGCTTCACTTTTTACAAAATGAACTTCAATGGCTTTTGGCGCTTCGCTGTGCCGGATCATGCGATATTTGTCAAAATTACTTTTCTGAGGCACTCCTTCTTGAAAGGTCATTTCGCCATACAATGCATTGCCAATGCCATCAATTATTCCTCCTTCACTCATGTTAGTAGCTGCATCCGGATTCACTACTACTCCGCAGTCAACGGCCGCATATACTTTTTCCACAACAGGTTTGTTTTCCTGCATGGTCAAATCAATCACTTGGGCTACATAGGTATTATGACAAAAGTAAGCCGAAATGCCCCGGTGAACATCTTTACTGGCTTGCTTCCAATTAGATTTATCCCGGACCAATTTTAATACTCCAGCATAACGTTCCGCATCATAATCGTTTTGCTTGCCTACGGGCTTTTTCTTAGCACGGTCCAAAAGTTCCAAGCGAAATTCAATTGGATCCTTTTCCGCTAACTCGGCAACCTCGTCTAAAAAAGACTGCTCTACGGCACCCAGGAAATTAGATCGGGGAGCCCGAAAGGCTCCAATTGTAATGTTGGAATCCAGCATCCACTCCTCGGCTAAATAATGATCCACGGCACCCGCCGGAAAGCGATTTTGGGCAAATCCTAAGGGACTTTCGGGAATCCCTCCCGCTTTTACTTGATAGGCAATCAGGTTGTTTTTATCATCTAACGCCGCTTTATACGTGGCTGTATACATAGGCCGATAAATCCCGTAGGTCATATCATCCTCACGGGTGTAAACCAGCTTCACAGGAGCCTGCAACTTTTGAGAAATAACCGCGGCTTCTACTAAATGGTGGCCATAAGCTCTTTGGCCAAAGCCACCACCCATACGAGCCAATTTTATGTGAATCTTTTCTTTAGGTAATCCCAGGCGGGCTGCAAGGGTTTGTGATATTAACTCGGGTGCTTGGATAGGAGCTACTATTTCAGCTTTATCTTTCGTAACGTGGGCGAAACAATTTACCGGTTCCATGGCATTGTGCGCCAGGAAAGGAGCCGTATACGTGCGTTCAATCACTTTTTTAGCCGTTTTAAAGACACCTGCCGGATCCCCATCTTTACGCAGCTCTTTACCCGGCTTTTTCATCATTTCCGCCATCTTCACTTGATGCTTTTCGGTACTCTCCAGACCGGCTGGAATTTTAACCATTTGTTTGTTACCGCCAAACCCAGCTATAGTTACGGTAGAGTCACTTATTTTTTCCCACTCTACTTTCAGAGCTTTCTTGGCATTCATTACTTCCCAAGTAGAATTTCCCACCACTACCACCAGCTCCGTAAAACTGGTCGTATCAAAACCGTTTCTTTCGTAATCATCGGCTAATGTTTTAATGACAAATACATCCTTAATCCCGGGCATAGATTTTACGGCTTTATCCTCCACCGATTTTACTTTTAATCCGAATGCTGGTGGATGGGCCATCATGGCAATCAGCATTCCTTCTTGTTTATAATCCAAAGTGAATAAAGGTTTGCCGGTTACAATATTCATTCCTTCAACGTTCCGCTTCGAATTACCAATGATTTTAAAATCACCGACTTTTTTTAAAGGCACTTCTTCGGGAACCTTTAGTTTAGCCGCTTGAGAAGCAAATTCTCCATAACCTCCTTCTTTGCCACTC
Proteins encoded in this window:
- a CDS encoding molybdopterin cofactor-binding domain-containing protein, with protein sequence METAKKTINRRDFLKASALAGGGMMLSFSWLAGCKPTTEEVSKLPKAWFELNSYIKIGDNGLVTLFSPNPEFGSNVKTSMPMMLAEELDVDWKNVTVEQADFFPERYDRQFTGGSLAMQMAWKPLRTAGATARHLLINAAAQTWKVPASEITTKDGVLHHKGSGKEGGYGEFASQAAKLKVPEEVPLKKVGDFKIIGNSKRNVEGMNIVTGKPLFTLDYKQEGMLIAMMAHPPAFGLKVKSVEDKAVKSMPGIKDVFVIKTLADDYERNGFDTTSFTELVVVVGNSTWEVMNAKKALKVEWEKISDSTVTIAGFGGNKQMVKIPAGLESTEKHQVKMAEMMKKPGKELRKDGDPAGVFKTAKKVIERTYTAPFLAHNAMEPVNCFAHVTKDKAEIVAPIQAPELISQTLAARLGLPKEKIHIKLARMGGGFGQRAYGHHLVEAAVISQKLQAPVKLVYTREDDMTYGIYRPMYTATYKAALDDKNNLIAYQVKAGGIPESPLGFAQNRFPAGAVDHYLAEEWMLDSNITIGAFRAPRSNFLGAVEQSFLDEVAELAEKDPIEFRLELLDRAKKKPVGKQNDYDAERYAGVLKLVRDKSNWKQASKDVHRGISAYFCHNTYVAQVIDLTMQENKPVVEKVYAAVDCGVVVNPDAATNMSEGGIIDGIGNALYGEMTFQEGVPQKSNFDKYRMIRHSEAPKAIEVHFVKSEADPTGLGEPLFPPIFAALANALYKATGQREYTQPFLQGNKQLV
- a CDS encoding DUF5906 domain-containing protein yields the protein MIAEQKPYYLQRTEELGITASENQLSVHIPGEEKPQMLQLLSGDGKEDNLLILYLDLQMKEGSFVALTHEIEVTGSFSDTPKKLIVPYRNTRLKKPIGSNKYRLPANAPAFPFLPPPLIQAYSSGLNIPLLILVEGSLKALKGSMHGAYAVGINGIWGLRGKGSSELHPIIKKIIEVCKVQHVLYLHDADFRRVNYSYLKDLGERPKNFADTVLAYQRSIQKYKSQTVNFFYGHPLENGPKGLDDVFITYPGRETEILGDLLQFQEAKRFFKIHKVPADFKTHADIKKYFYIDNPQNFYDHHSDLIGEDPYIFLGDFYQYNPEEDSVEMTLPKEVNDFVLVGNRYFKNIYELNSKGHPERVRSIRNTEIILDDFRRMNKDDKQAKALMLKIPKYDGYVNEPDFLNFKQETIIKERFRMLNLAYRLEHDPEPGDWPHIRRFLKHIFHNGGDCKYEVGLDMIQMYYTKPCQIQRILALVSTSNETGKTKFLELMRAIFGQNMSIIGSADFESQFNPYIVKSLVGVDESKIDDPRIIEMIKSMVTNPYANLNDKGVAAVQVVNRVKLIMTTNHVEDFASIHQAENKWFILDVGTVQNKDKELMEKMQAEIPAFLHFLLNRELKYYSNESRFAIPDYIVETKALQRIKENSKPEVLLRILDYLKERFADFDEDEIRIDAKRLHELIFGEKNFRYTAHDIGKTIKQNLNLDPISVSKHFRFPKQEIKGEEVLDENTGEIVPPEIVTTWEYKNGRYYVFPRSQFS